The following are encoded together in the Streptomyces sp. NBC_00358 genome:
- a CDS encoding FtsB family cell division protein: MAVKDRDRFSTSTRLKLLGEQTAARVYRSQTKRQARRSRLTGRAALLALVLCSLIVALAYPMRQYVSQRAQVADLERQQEQARQRVEQLRDLKARWQDDAYAKQQIRQRLHYVMPGETGYIVIDPDAAKQARANRGTADRPWYTNVWDGVDKSDAADQ, translated from the coding sequence ATGGCAGTGAAGGACCGGGACCGGTTCTCCACCTCGACCAGGCTGAAGCTGCTCGGCGAGCAGACGGCGGCCCGGGTCTACCGCTCCCAGACCAAGCGGCAGGCGCGCCGCTCCCGGCTGACCGGCCGGGCCGCGCTGCTCGCCCTGGTCCTGTGCTCCCTGATCGTCGCCCTCGCGTACCCGATGCGGCAGTACGTCTCCCAGCGCGCCCAGGTCGCCGACCTGGAGCGGCAGCAGGAGCAGGCCCGGCAGCGGGTCGAGCAGTTGCGCGACCTCAAGGCGCGCTGGCAGGACGACGCGTACGCGAAGCAGCAGATCCGGCAGCGGCTGCACTATGTGATGCCGGGTGAGACCGGCTACATCGTGATCGACCCGGACGCGGCGAAGCAGGCCCGGGCGAACCGGGGCACCGCCGACCGCCCCTGGTACACCAATGTCTGGGACGGCGTGGACAAGTCCGACGCCGCCGACCAGTGA
- a CDS encoding DUF501 domain-containing protein, translated as METPPPTTPRTEPTDADVEAFKQQLGRPPRGLRAIVHRCPCGQPDVVETAPRLPDGTPFPTTYYLTCPRAASAIGTLEANGVMKEMTDRLATDPELAAAYRAAHEDYIARRDAIEVLAGFPSAGGMPDRVKCLHVLVAHSLAAGPGVNPLGDEAIAMLPEWWRKGACVTLPAEDGPTGRAKGSGEPGEAGAADAGDSVPDGERGESR; from the coding sequence ATGGAAACGCCACCTCCCACCACCCCGCGCACCGAGCCCACCGACGCCGACGTCGAGGCCTTCAAGCAGCAGCTCGGCCGGCCGCCGCGCGGACTGCGCGCGATCGTGCACCGCTGCCCCTGCGGTCAGCCCGACGTGGTGGAGACGGCGCCCCGCCTCCCCGACGGGACGCCGTTCCCGACCACGTACTACCTGACGTGCCCGCGGGCCGCGTCCGCGATCGGGACGCTGGAGGCCAACGGGGTCATGAAGGAGATGACCGACCGGCTGGCCACCGATCCCGAGCTGGCCGCGGCCTACCGCGCCGCCCACGAGGACTACATCGCGCGACGGGACGCCATCGAGGTGCTGGCGGGCTTCCCGAGCGCGGGCGGCATGCCTGACCGGGTGAAGTGCCTGCACGTCCTGGTCGCCCACTCGCTGGCCGCCGGGCCGGGCGTCAACCCGCTCGGTGACGAGGCCATCGCGATGCTTCCGGAGTGGTGGCGCAAGGGGGCGTGCGTGACGCTCCCCGCGGAGGACGGACCGACGGGCCGGGCCAAGGGCTCCGGGGAGCCCGGGGAAGCCGGTGCCGCCGACGCTGGCGACTCCGTGCCGGACGGCGAGCGCGGAGAGAGCCGGTGA
- a CDS encoding transglycosylase family protein, which translates to MLFSSKGKHRRPNKATRVAALAGVTGVAIAAPLMAAGNASAATASEWDAVAQCEAGGNWSINTGNGYYGGLQFSSSTWAAYGGTAYASTADQASKSQQIAIGEKVLAAQGKGAWPTCGTGLSSAAYSGGATTPSTSSSSSSSSGAQSTTTRTTEQPASRSAERPAAQKTVTTPTGKKVKKGDGEYKVVKGDTLSSIAEKKHVKGGWQKLFKLNKDIVADADFIYPGQQLHLG; encoded by the coding sequence ATGCTGTTTTCCAGCAAGGGCAAGCACCGCCGTCCGAACAAGGCCACCCGCGTCGCCGCGCTCGCCGGTGTCACCGGTGTCGCCATCGCCGCCCCGCTGATGGCGGCAGGCAACGCATCCGCCGCCACCGCCTCCGAGTGGGACGCCGTCGCCCAGTGCGAGGCCGGCGGCAACTGGTCGATCAACACCGGCAACGGCTACTACGGCGGCCTGCAGTTCTCTTCCTCCACCTGGGCCGCGTACGGCGGCACCGCCTACGCCTCGACCGCCGACCAGGCCTCGAAGTCGCAGCAGATCGCCATCGGTGAGAAGGTCCTCGCCGCGCAGGGCAAGGGTGCCTGGCCGACCTGCGGCACCGGCCTGTCCAGCGCCGCCTACAGCGGTGGCGCCACGACCCCGTCGACCTCCTCCTCGTCCTCGTCGTCGAGCGGCGCGCAGAGCACCACCACCCGTACGACGGAGCAGCCCGCCTCGCGTTCCGCGGAGCGCCCCGCCGCCCAGAAGACCGTCACCACCCCGACCGGCAAGAAGGTCAAGAAGGGTGACGGCGAGTACAAGGTCGTCAAGGGCGACACCCTCAGCTCGATCGCCGAGAAGAAGCACGTCAAGGGCGGCTGGCAGAAGCTGTTCAAGCTGAACAAGGACATCGTCGCCGACGCCGACTTCATCTACCCGGGCCAGCAGCTGCACCTCGGCTGA
- a CDS encoding Ppx/GppA phosphatase family protein — translation MTRVAAVDCGTNSIRLLVADADPATGELADLDRRMTIVRLGQGVDRTGRLAPEALERTFAACRAYAAAIKEHGAERLRFVATSASRDAENRDEFVRGVLDILGVEPEVITGDQEAEFSFTGATRELAGRDDLATPYLVVDIGGGSTEFVVGADRVRAARSVDIGCVRMTERHLVRDGAVTDPPTAEQVAAMRADIEAALDLAEETVPLREARTLVGLAGSVTTVAAIALGLDEYDSAKIHHSRVSVARVREITEWLLRSTHAERAAIGSMHPGRVDVIGAGALVLLSIMERTGAAEVVVSEHDILDGIAFKVAEDAEAGRQGD, via the coding sequence GTGACCCGCGTCGCCGCCGTCGACTGCGGTACGAACTCCATCCGGCTCCTGGTGGCCGACGCCGACCCGGCGACGGGCGAACTCGCCGACCTGGACCGGCGGATGACCATCGTCCGGCTGGGCCAGGGCGTCGACCGCACCGGCCGGCTCGCCCCCGAGGCGCTGGAGCGGACCTTCGCCGCCTGCCGCGCCTACGCGGCCGCCATCAAGGAGCACGGCGCCGAGCGGCTCCGCTTCGTCGCCACCTCCGCCTCCCGGGACGCCGAGAACCGGGACGAGTTCGTACGCGGGGTGCTGGACATCCTCGGCGTCGAGCCGGAGGTCATCACCGGGGACCAGGAGGCGGAGTTCTCCTTCACCGGCGCGACCAGGGAACTGGCCGGGCGCGACGACCTCGCCACGCCCTACCTGGTGGTGGACATCGGCGGCGGTTCGACCGAGTTCGTCGTCGGGGCCGACCGGGTGCGCGCGGCACGCTCCGTGGACATCGGCTGCGTACGCATGACGGAACGTCACCTCGTGCGCGACGGCGCGGTGACCGACCCGCCCACCGCGGAGCAGGTCGCGGCCATGCGCGCCGACATCGAGGCCGCCCTCGACCTCGCCGAGGAGACGGTCCCGCTGCGCGAGGCGCGCACCCTGGTGGGGCTGGCCGGTTCGGTCACCACGGTCGCCGCGATCGCGCTGGGACTCGACGAGTACGACTCCGCGAAGATCCACCACTCCCGGGTCTCCGTCGCCCGCGTCCGCGAGATCACCGAGTGGCTGCTGCGCTCCACCCACGCCGAGCGCGCGGCGATCGGCTCGATGCACCCGGGCCGGGTCGACGTGATCGGGGCGGGCGCCCTCGTGCTGCTCTCGATCATGGAGCGGACCGGGGCGGCGGAGGTCGTGGTGAGCGAGCACGACATCCTCGACGGCATCGCCTTCAAGGTGGCGGAGGACGCCGAAGCGGGCAGGCAGGGCGACTGA
- the eno gene encoding phosphopyruvate hydratase — protein MLVPSIDVVVAREILDSRGNPTVEVEVGLDDGSTGRAAVPSGASTGAFEAIELRDGDPNRYQGKGVEKAVLAVIEQIGPELVGYDATEQRLIDQAMFDLDATDNKGSLGANAILGVSLAVAHAASEASDLPLFRYLGGPNAHLLPVPMMNILNGGSHADSNVDIQEFMIAPIGAESFSEALRWGTEVYHTLKSVLKSKGLSTGLGDEGGFAPNLDSNRAALDLIIEAIKQAGYVPGEQVALALDVAASEFYKDGKYEFEGKSRSAAEMTEYYEELVAAYPLVSIEDPLFEDDWAGWKVLTDKLGEKVQIVGDDLFVTNPERLARGIEEGTANALLVKVNQIGSLTETLDAVELAQRSGYKCMMSHRSGETEDVTIADLAVATNCGQIKTGAPARSERVAKYNQLLRIEEILDDAAVYAGRSAFPRFKD, from the coding sequence ATGCTCGTGCCGTCCATCGACGTCGTCGTAGCCCGGGAAATCCTGGACTCCCGAGGCAACCCCACGGTCGAGGTCGAGGTCGGCCTCGACGACGGCAGCACGGGTCGTGCCGCCGTTCCGTCCGGCGCCTCCACCGGAGCCTTCGAGGCCATCGAGCTCCGTGACGGTGACCCCAACCGCTACCAGGGCAAGGGTGTCGAGAAGGCCGTCCTGGCCGTCATCGAGCAGATCGGCCCGGAGCTCGTCGGCTACGACGCCACCGAGCAGCGCCTGATCGACCAGGCGATGTTCGACCTGGACGCCACCGACAACAAGGGCTCGCTCGGCGCCAACGCCATCCTCGGCGTCTCGCTCGCCGTCGCGCACGCCGCTTCCGAGGCGTCCGACCTGCCGCTCTTCCGCTACCTGGGCGGCCCGAACGCGCACCTGCTGCCCGTTCCGATGATGAACATCCTGAACGGCGGGTCGCACGCCGACTCGAACGTGGACATCCAGGAGTTCATGATCGCCCCGATCGGCGCGGAGTCCTTCTCCGAGGCCCTGCGCTGGGGCACCGAGGTCTACCACACCCTCAAGTCCGTCCTGAAGTCCAAGGGCCTGTCCACCGGCCTCGGCGACGAGGGCGGCTTCGCCCCGAACCTGGACTCCAACCGCGCCGCGCTCGACCTCATCATCGAGGCCATCAAGCAGGCCGGTTACGTCCCCGGCGAGCAGGTCGCGCTCGCTCTCGACGTCGCCGCGTCCGAGTTCTACAAGGACGGCAAGTACGAGTTCGAGGGCAAGTCCCGCTCGGCCGCCGAGATGACCGAGTACTACGAGGAGCTCGTGGCGGCCTACCCGCTCGTCTCCATCGAGGACCCGCTCTTCGAGGACGACTGGGCCGGCTGGAAGGTCCTCACCGACAAGCTGGGCGAGAAGGTCCAGATCGTCGGCGACGACCTGTTCGTCACCAACCCGGAGCGCCTGGCCCGCGGCATCGAGGAGGGCACCGCCAACGCGCTGCTCGTCAAGGTGAACCAGATCGGTTCGCTGACCGAGACCCTGGACGCCGTCGAGCTCGCCCAGCGCAGCGGTTACAAGTGCATGATGTCCCACCGCTCCGGCGAGACCGAGGACGTCACGATCGCCGACCTCGCCGTCGCCACCAACTGCGGCCAGATCAAGACCGGCGCCCCGGCCCGCTCCGAGCGCGTCGCCAAGTACAACCAGCTGCTGCGTATCGAGGAGATCCTCGACGACGCCGCGGTGTACGCCGGCCGCTCGGCGTTCCCCCGCTTCAAGGACTGA